The Cryobacterium sp. SO1 genomic sequence GGTTGCCGTGCGAGTCCGAGATCACTTCCATCTCCTGCCAGCTGGCTCCCGCGCTGTCACCGAGGGCTTTGATCAGGGCCTCCTTGGCGGCGAACCTGGCCGCCAGGGAGTGTGTCGGCAGGGCGCGCTCAGCCGGCGCGAACAGCCTCGTCACCAGCCCGGGCGTGCGAGCCACCTGCCGGTCGAAGCGTGCCAGGTCGACGATGTCGACCCCGATGCCCTTGATCATGCTCTGCTCGATCCCTGTCTGCCGGTTCGCACGGAATGCCCAGGTCTCGGGCGGCGTCGCGAGGCGATGACGCGGCGAGCCCTGGGCATCCGTGGCCTGATTCGTCTGCGGCCGGGTTATTCGACCGTGACGGACTTCGCCAGGTTGCGCGGCTGGTCGACGTCGAGGCCCTTGGCGGTGGCCAGCTCGATGGCGAACATCTGCAGCGGCACCACGGCGAGCAGCGGCTCGAACAGGGGCCCGGCGAGCGGGATGTGGAACACGGTGTCGGCGAACGGCAGCACCGCCGCGTCGCCCTGCTCGGCGATCGCGATGATGCGGGCGCCGCGGGCGCGGATCTCCTGGATGTTGGAGACCACCTTGGGGTGCAGGTGCGCGGAGCCGCGCGGGCTCGGCACCACGACGAAGACCGGCTGGCCGGGCTCGATCAGCGCGATCGGGCCGTGCTTGAGCTCGCCCGCGGCGAAGCCCTCGGCGTGGATGTAGGCGAGTTCCTTGAGCTTGAGCGCACCCTCGAGCGCGATCGGGAAGCCGACGTGGCGGCCGAGGAAGAGCACGGCGCGCGAGTCGGTCATCCATACCGCGAGCTGTCGCACGGCGTCGCCCTGCAGCAGGGTGGTGGCGATCTTCTCCGGGATGGCCTGCAGTTCGACAACCTGCTCGGCCAGTTCGTCCAGCGACAGGGTGCCCCGCACCCGGGCCAGGTGCAGCGCGAAGAGGTACAGCGCGGCGATCTGGCCGGTGAAGCCCTTCGTCGATGCGACGGCGACCTCGGGGCCGGCGTGGGTGTAGATCACGGCGTCGGATTCGCGTGGGATGGTGGCGCCCTGGGTGTTGCAGATCGAGATGGCCTTGGCGCCGGCCTCGCGGGCGTACTTCACGGCCATCAGGGTGTCCATGGTCTCGCCGGACTGGCTGATCGAGATCACCAAGGTATCCGCGGTGAGCACCGGGTCGCGGTAGCGGAACTCGTGGCTGAGTTCGACATCCACGGGCACCTTGGCCCACTTCTCGATG encodes the following:
- a CDS encoding holo-ACP synthase, with the translated sequence MIKGIGVDIVDLARFDRQVARTPGLVTRLFAPAERALPTHSLAARFAAKEALIKALGDSAGASWQEMEVISDSHGNPSFALTGVLQAALVARGITSAHLSLTHDAGVACAFVVLEGDA